DNA sequence from the Malus domestica chromosome 06, GDT2T_hap1 genome:
ccattttgctccaaaatgctccaaaatgcatcttcttgcctactttgtccataaaatctgaaaacacacgaaaatgactttaaacattaaaataactaaggaaacacgacataaatgcacaagaacaagccaactaagtcgcataaatatgctcctatcattgggccaagaagaatccatgagggtaatggccgaagtacatgaaggagtatGTGGAGTACATCATGCTGGAACGAAGATGAGATGGTTGCTTAGGAGGTATGGTTATTTCTAGCCCGACATGGAGAAAGATTGTAAGTCTTATGCCCGAGGttgtgaagaatgtcaaaggCACGGACCTCTCCAGCATGTGCCCTCGGTACCTTTAAATccagtggtcaagccttggcccttcagaggatgggcgatggacttcatcgggcaaatctatccagcttctagtaaagggcatactttcataattgtagcaacggattacttcaccaagtgggtggaaggatcagcagtaaaatccataacttcagCCACAGTCAAGAATTTTATCGAGACCAAGATTCTGCACAGATTTGGGGTGCCCAAAACTATAGTGACGGATCGTggaccatcttttatttcaaaagaagttgaggaGTTTGCaagtaagtacaaaataaagatgatccagtccaGTCTGTACTACCCTCAATCAAATGGCCAGGCAGAGGCCAACAACAAGATCCTGGTCAACATTATCATGAGGATGGTGATTGATAGTCCAGAAAAATGGCATGAAAGTCTGGGGaacactttgtgggcatacagaaCTTCTAAAAGAGCAGGAACAGggacaactccttatgctttaactttcgggcaagatgcagtgctccCCGTGGAAATCAATGTAAGTTCtgtaagaattcaaaatcaatttggaTTGCATAGTGAAGAGTatatcgaagccatgtgtcaaggaattgaagacttggaTGCCGCCcgaattgaagatttgaaccagattcaagaaggaaagcaagccgttgcccgagcttataacaaaaaggtGAAGATGAAATCTTTCAAGGAAGGGGATTTAGTATGGAAGACAGTCCTCCCTCTAGGAGCTCAACTCAGGGGCTTTGGAAAATGGAGCCtgacatgggaaggtcctttcattATTAGTCGCGTTTTGGATAGAGGGGGATACTACTTGGTGGATCTTGAGGGAAACAGGCATaaacatcccattaatgttaaattcttaaagaaatattgtCCTACGTTGTGGGATGTCAGagattgttatattgaagaggaTGCAGGGTAAAGAAAGCTTCGGGATATCAATGTGCAGTGTATGTTTATCAATAATTCAAGAAGATGGAAAGACAAGAGTTGCTGAGATAATGTATAtttcatttcgacaaattgatgaaatttacaAAAGATTCAAAGCCGACGTATTACAATCAAATCTCTTGCTGGATGCAATGGTATCTTCAGCTGATCTTCAGATGTCTTCATGGATGGAACCCAatcaggtgatcgggttgtgcggccaacATGAGCCTGGTAGAGGATCCTCAGACAGGACCATCACCATAGGTGATGGTCAAGCCCGACTTATCATCGCAATAAGCAGGAAGACAAGCCTTCGAGAGGAAACAGCCTGACCAGGGGTGTTAAAGATAGCGGGGTGTtcgaccaagggtgttggagataaCAATCCTTTGATGAAAGCCCTTTTTTTCTCACGAAAATGGAGTTTTAGGAAACCCCACTCAAAGCCGGAGAAACCCATTTCTCAGTTTCTGAACGCTCGAGGAAGATGGAAGAGAAGGCTGAAGAGGATTTGATGGCTTGACAGAAGAAATTCCGAGCCAGAATTTATAGAGCCCCAGAGGGTAGTTCAAAGGTCGCGAGGAGAACAAGGGGCACAAGGTTGCCTCATCCTGTCTAGAAAACACGAAGTTCCAAAAGATTGAGATACACGCATGCGGATATTCAATCAATGATGGCGCCTGGGATTCCAACCTTAAcattaattgaagggggcactgtttggatcaaaacttgaaactttaggctcaagaaaggagctagcccaaaaggaggcccgaAGGGAAAGACAGCCGAAGCCCcagtcaaagcccagaaggcagaaaaggccttttctgacttgatacagctcatgaagaccacttgcttacctacccaaaggccaagtggtatagactgaccagcTACACATCCCATaaaagtactttatgatggcagtacatgtaaaaaagctgatgagtcatcacccttcaaaccgcattcgggcaaggttgCTGCTATAGGAgaccaagccgagttgtctatataagaagaaagagaaaccaggaataaagacactcaaacaaacaaacaaacaaatgcaagcacaaactctgctcaaaccagatttgccaaaagccttcttttatctagtttattagctctgctgctcacttgcagtatcgatctcatttgtagcttttatgtactcatttccagtcatataaattacaagcaatctgcaattttagtcactttcctctgtcatttatatttccaagaaaccttgtcatttacatattgttctatctctccatataagtaaagtccttatttttaaggcaaacaaagaaccttaatttgagcaactcccactcaaatggcacaatctcttgatttgaagtcaaaaggcgcaacctcaatcattcaaatcccgtctactagcggcatctagtagttgcacgcccgcacccaccaatctcgtatgtgaAGTAAATCCCCGGCTTGCCCGCAAGGCGCCATGGCGGATTTAGGGAGCGAATAGTTATTATATTATGTTTCATTTAGATATGCTttttaaatgattgaaagtACTTTTAGATAAAATGTTTTTTGGTTCCAAAAGTAAAGTATTTTATGCAAGAAgtaccagttatgtgcttcttcagAAAGTACTTTCTATAattttccagaatttacttacatttttattaaaaattagttcaaaaaatattacaataaaaAACGCTTTTAACCAAGCTGTTAGACATCCACAGCACTCAGTCAGAAGTTTGTCTAAATTAATTCCTCGAAACTAATACCAATTGGTGAGGCGATGTTTCAATTCTTCTCAAAGCAAAAGCAATCCCAAATACTTGCTCTAATGCTAGTAGTTGCAGTCCCTCTGTATTTCTCCTTCAATTTTACACAACCCAGACCGAAAGCAATCACTTCATCCGGGTCTGAAGAAGAAACTCCCATGGCCGCCAACGAATTTGGTgtaaaagttgaaaaaaatCCCACTCAATCCAAACTGACTGAGCTTGGAGTCGCAACTTGGCCCAAGTATGTAACTCTTCATCTCCCATTCTCTTATTATATGCTGATTGAATGAGAAAATTGggtgatggttttgttttgtttggctAGTGAGaaaattgggttttgtttttggggatGGATTATAGAAAATCAGACCATTTCAGTCACTTGGTAGgaaattttgtttgtgtttgtatATGATGATCTGTGATTTTACATGAAAGATTTCAACTTTGATGTTTTGGTTTTACTTCCCCTTGCTTGTTGGTAAACCCCTGAAATTTTTCTTACCCAACGTGGTCAATACTGTTCTGGATAGAACAATTGTAATACCAGGGGTCATAAGGAGGCTATGAACATGATGGATAGCttggaaaaagaaaggaaaacaaaatcTATGCTACATTTGAGACCACCCGTCAAATTATTCGATTTGATCTGGAGTGTGGAGACTAGGAGTGAAAGACATTACAATTGAGCATTGACCTTATTGAACATCCACTTCTCACTGGCCATGTGATCTTGGTAGTGCTTCAGCTTTGTGTTATTTGCTTACAAGAAGCATGATATATCACATACCAGAAATATATCGTTCTTTCCTTAAAGTTGTCAACTATCGGGCTCCCCTGCCCTCTTGTCATTTAGTTGACGGCTGGTTGGAGTGGACGTACTGGGCATTTAACCCCTGTCCTCCTTCAATCACCTATGCCAGCAGTCCTTGTCGGTTTTAGCCATGGTTGCTCTGTTAGTTTCTTCATTCAGTTTATCTCTTTCGGCCTTGTCTTATCCTCCTGTGGAAAAGACTTTGCCTCCCTGTCGTAATTGAGCTCTCTGGTCTTTTCCCTGAATGAAGTACTATttcgattaaaaaaaaaagttttcaactATTCATTTTGCTCGACAAGTTCATAGATGAAGGAGATATCACAGCTAATGAAGTCAACGTTAGCTAGTACAATCAGCAGTTAGTTCAGAATTGGTTTTGATCTTCTTTATTCAATTCTACAATTAGATTTGTTATCATCTGTTGGTTGTTAGGCTAAATATACTCTCGGAATTGCATTATATAAATACTGGAGTTGTACACTTCATTGATTAAGAAATGAAATCATTTTTGTCATATTTCATTATGGTATGTTGTGGatggaaaaattataaaaaccctCGCTCATGAGGAGGCTATGAACATGACGGATAAATAGATGGGTCGTGGGAGCTGCAAATAGCTttgggaaagaaagagaaaaaaaaaaaaaaaaaacgttacaTTTGAGACCAACCTGTCAAATTATTCGATTTGATCTGGAGCATGGAGAGTAGGAGTGAAAGAAAATACAATTGAGCACTGACCTTAGTGAACACCCGCTTCTCACTGTCAATGTGATCTCCTTAATGCTTCAATTTTGTGTTATTATTTGAAGAAGTATGGTATATGATATCCAGGCTATATATGTGCTTCCTTAAAGTCATGGACATTGCTCGACAATTTCATAGATCAAGAAATAAGATATAGGATGATATTGAATTTTCTAGGAAGCTACATAGTGCAAAAACTCCCTTTTCTTGACGACGTACATTGCTAAGGCTGGAAGTATGTGAATTTGGCTAGCGCCACAAGGGCACCCTTCTTTATTTTGTCCCAGCTCTTGTTTTGAATTTGGAGGACAAATTATAAGTTTTCTCATTAAACTGTTAGTTTTAGCTGCACTGGTATACcaaactttttttgtaaaaccGCTTAATAATCATTTTTATAAAGAATAATCTGGAAGCTTGGGACATATGTTCCTTGTAACAGAAAAGAAATAAGACCCTATAGCTGCACATTTCATGTTTAATCCATGTGCATTAGAGGAgcttttcttgtttattttatACACGTACAccatgttattattttgcaatgAACTGGATTGTGAATTCATTCAATAGGTGGAGTTGTGGTCCAAGCAAATTTCCATGGTCATTCAGTGCCACGGAGACTATGTATCTGCTGGAGGGGAAAGTGAATGTTGAAGTTGATGGGAAAGAAGGATCTTTCACAATCGGGGCCGGTGATTTTGTTGTCTTCCCTAAAGGAATGAAGGTCACTTGGGATGTCATTGAAGCTGTGAACAAGCATTATAGCTTGGAAGAGTGACGGATTTTGTCTTTCAACTGATGTTGGTGAAGCATGCCATGTAAAACGACAGATTGTACTCTCAGTTTATGTGGTATTTGTGTATGTTATGTTGTGCGAGTTACTGAGTTCTTAGAGGCATATTTGCTCTCGTGTTAGATGCAATGAACGGTTAGAACGTTATTGATCTTATGAAGATCCGCACAAGACTAGCTATGACATGTAGTCTTTTAAGCAGAAAATGGAACTATTCCGTTTCATTGAGTTCTGTAACTTCTGTTGCATCACAACAATATGTCTTAGTTTTGCACAGTTTGTGGCCTTTATGTTTTCACATATATTTTTCCCCTTTACCTAATACGAAAGGCCGAGATAACATTGATATGAAATAGGGACATCAAGGTGGCGAGGCGATATCCATAACGAATTGTGCGACTCTGAGTGGGAAATTAAAAACGTGTCGTGAGGTGTGATAGGTTTGGACATTGTCACTTTGGGTCCTTAATTCATGTAAATATTTCCTATTGTTTTGCAACACTGGTGAAAATGGGGGCCTCTGATTAACTGTTGGGGCTGCGGAATTTAGGGAATTTGATAATTGTGTTGATATCACAAGGTACATATATACCCCTAGTCAGTGACTTGGATTACAAGTAgaattgcattttttttcccATATAAAAATGATTGGCTAAGTTCATGTGTGCTTAGGTGGGTTTAAAGGGGTGGAGAATGATTTATGCGCATTGTTTTTCACTTCACCCACACCTATGTGCAGTATGCGAAAAAGAAGGTGCAtaacctttatttatttatttattttcaaggaATAAATCACAGCCTTTGCTATAATCTTTCGATGActacattttttaaattttggctCTAATTTTTCAAGGAAGCTAAAAAAATCTTTCATTCTTGCTTTCTTTTTGGCGTCGTTTAGTTTGgaggattgaattgaatggataacAAACGAGACTTTTAGGTGactataaatttttaatttttaatgattttaGTTGAGGATTAGATATGTGAAGGATTGGAATGTACAACCTTCAAGGTgcccataatttttttatttcattgttAAGCATACTTTAAATAGTTGTTTATTccatttcaattcaatattcATACAGAATTAGGCTTCCAGGTGCGTTTTATAACACAACACTTATTATGTTATAGTGTCCGATAAAAAGTTCAATATATCCAACTGAGAGTAGGTTTCTCTTACTGTGGTAATAATTTTAGTTACTAGAGTTAGAGAAATAATTCAGTGTGTGGGGAACACGGTTCGGTACATCAAGTATTATAATGCAAGTGGTTGGAAATTACTTGTTGAGTATCTAACTACTTGTATTGTGACACTTGATGTACCAAACTGTGTGTCccaacactgaaaaatctctcctagaGTTGGGGCATGAGgtacttagaccatctccaatggtgacTTATAACCTAAAATTcccattccccccccccccaaaaaaacccactccaacccaaaacctaaaccaaacctaaaacttaaaacctaaaagaAAGGCAAATACCAGCCACAATTTAGCCCACAAAGTAAAATGGGATCCACGGGTGAGAGTGAAAAGTGGGCTGTGAAGCCCACACCCCAAAACCTAACTCGCCTCACGTGCCTCACGCGCCGTCTTTCTTCCAGCCGAAGGCCCACCCATGTGGGTTGGTCCCCTCTGCTGTCATGGTTACTGTAGCCTAACGGCTACTTTTGTTCATCCAACGGCTATTTTAATTGAATCTAACGGcttagatcgaatataatcaaatcaaacggtccaaatttaaatccaacggctaaaataattttaaaaaattatttaacttaaaattcaaccaaaaactctataaatacctatgtatttgttcgaACATtcacacaaaactcacttttctcctacaattcttccaatttttctttctaccatttcttctcatttccaaaattttcaagatggcaaaaatagcatgttagaggtcgtaattgaACCTTTGACGaagatattgctttatgtttggcATGGATTTATGTTAGCAAAGATGGTGCCATCGGCACCAATCAAAATAGAAAGGTTTTGTGGGGTAAAATCGTtgataagttccatgaaaactcCAACGCTGGTCGAAGGGAAgttggtggtgtttatgatcaGTGGAAGATTATCAACAAAGTGTGCATTTTGtggaagggaagcttggagagagTCATGGTTGACATGCCTAGTGGAAGGGACGCCTCAGAAATTGtgagtttctttgttgatattttagttgtcatgtacataatagtattttgcaactaattgtttttatgtatttgttgcatagggtgacaaagcaatggcAATTTACAAGACACTACACCACAAAAATCAAGCTTTTAAGTTGCATCATGCTTGGaacatcctcaaggattgtccaAGGTGGGGAACCAATGCGAATCAACAAtgtggaagattattttataaTGAAGCCCCACCTCCAAATGGTGTCAATGAAGGTGTGAATTTTGCCAACAATGAAGGTGTCAACCAAATGAGCCCAACTTCTTCTTTTCCAAGGCCCCCGGGtagagataagcaaaaggaagcaaagagaaagTGAAGTCCCAAGGTCCGATACATGCACAATTTGCTAGCGAAATGGCAAGAATGAACGAAAACCAGTTCCGTCGACAAGAAGAATCGGCCCAAATGCTTTTGGCCATGAAGGAACAAGGGGATAGGGAGCAAGAAAGGTACGAAACTAATTTGATAATGGAGGACCTCGACAAATACACTCCAGAGATGAAGAAATACTTACGTGGTAAGCAAAATGAAATTTTACAAAGGAATGCCACAAGGAatatatttcaagatgatgattcaTCTCAAGACTATCACCCAAGTCCATCACCAAGTCAAGAtggtggatatcattattaagtttatgtagtctatgagttttcgattgtattaagtttatgtggtttactaattgtcatttttttaagtgtatgtggtttattaaatgTCGTTGGTATTAAGTTtttgtggtttatcatgattttcatgtattgatttagtgatttttcaaaatttatcggaatttaaatatttttaggttaaaatattcataaaattaatttaggatagtctacataattgtttttttaaaaaaaaaagttaatttaaaaaaaatagccttaattcattctttgataatctagggctaaaattttaggctagaagggttggagtagaaaaaCTGTTTATGGGCtcaaacctaaattttctgggcaaaatatttttaggttttaggtcaccattggagatggtctaaaattttaggccagaaggattggagtagaaaagctgtttctgggctaaaacctaaattttctgggctaaatatttttaggttttaggtcactattggagatggtcttattgTTGTATTTATTTAAGGCTTATTATACAAAATaatccttgagatttgcatgattaatagaaatggtccctgatatttaaaataaatagaaatggtcattgagattgtccagcatccatgattttggtcattccgttaaaaactctttgggcaatttttaaagcttcgtaactcaatcgattcttaaccaaattcgacccataatatatcacaatgaagattaaaaagtttagaacaagattatacctatttgaaaGCCCAATGATTGCTGGAGATGACCGacaaatagcctgaaaggtggcTGGTCCgtaggaaaactggaaaactggccggaaaactgggtaaactttaaacgtttatAACTTCTTCGATACTCAActaaatcgagtgattcaaaattgaaaatcatacttctcgatgagaagaagagaatggtatctttcTTTACTGCTAAATCGCCATGTTATGGCTGGAAAACTTcttgaaagtggctaacttgaAAATCATTAGCCAATTTGGAGCCATTGTCAGACCAAACCCCGGTGCGTTAGCATTCAAAACAGGTACTATTATCTTCATcttgttgagaagtatgattttcatttttgaatcacttgatttggttgagtatcgaagaagttatgaacgtttaaattttacctagtttccggcgagttttccaatttttccacggaccagtcacctttcaggctttttttccggccatctccggcaaccattggccTTCCAAATAGGTacaatcttattctacactttcctatcttcattttgatgtattatgggtcaaatttggttaagaaacgattgagttacaaagctttaaaaattccccaaagagtttttaacggaatgaccaaaatcatatatgggatgatggacaatctcatagacaatttctattgattttaaatctcagagaccatttttaTTGATCA
Encoded proteins:
- the LOC139196749 gene encoding uncharacterized protein is translated as MSKDGAIGTNQNRKVLWGKIVDKFHENSNAGRREVGGVYDQWKIINKVCILWKGSLERVMVDMPSGRDASEIGDKAMAIYKTLHHKNQAFKLHHAWNILKDCPRWGTNANQQCGRLFYNEAPPPNGVNEGVNFANNEGVNQMSPTSSFPRPPGRDKQKEAKRK